From the genome of Setaria viridis chromosome 1, Setaria_viridis_v4.0, whole genome shotgun sequence:
GCCTCTGGCCCCGCGTCGCCTCAGTGTTCGCCGGCGAGTTGAAAACAAAGCGCGGGAGCAGTCCAGTATACCTAGGGGCCGTCGTCGGCTCGCTTCTCAGCCGTTGCTTTTCTTTCCCAGCGACGCCGGGCGAGTGAGCGCAGCAACAAGGTGAGTTCAGTCTTCAGGCAGCCTGTGTTTGGGTCGTCCCTGAGCTTTGTTCGAGATTGCGGCCTTTGCAGCGCAAGCATGGAGGATAGCAACGCCCTGATTTTGCCCTGCAAGAGGAAGAACAAGGGGCAGGGGAAAGCCAAGGTATCAGCTTAACATGGAGCCTGTTTATTAGCTTTCCTTGACAGCTCCTTGCAAAACCAATGTTATGAACTTATGATGGTTCCTGTGTGAGCTCTGTAACCTCTGAATTGCCAGGACGGTAAGAAAGCCAAGGAGGACCCAAAGATGAGCAAGACTAAGCTAAAAAAGCTGCAGAAATTGGAGGTACGCCTACTTACCCTTACCAATTGGTTCCCTTTTTTCGCTGCTGTTATTTGGCATTTACAGCTATTTCTGGCTTGGCTGCGCCCAGGAGGAAAAGCGAAAGAAGCTGCTGCAGGCTCAAAGCATTGATATTTTGCAGTACGCACCTTACCTTATTCTGTACAGAACGAGACATGTTTAGTTATTTACTATGATACCTTTTCTGATGGTTTTATACAACACTGATCCCATACAATAGGAAGCACAAGATCTCAGAAGATGCATATTCACTGCTGCATGCTTCAGGGACTATTGGTCAAGTATGGTGGACCAACCTATGACCCTCATAATTTAGTTATTTTATCAATATACAGGTGCATTTCAAATTACTCTGTTATTCAGGTTGAGACTTTGAAAGAAAAACGTAGGCGTGCCATGCAGTTGTCCAAGGCTGGTTTGGATGTTCCGGAAGAACTCTCGCTATTCAAGAGAAATGGTGATCAGAAATTTTCTGAAAACAGTGACCCCGTGGAGCACATTTTGCCACCCAAGTTTGTTGAGCCTGTAAAAAGTGAGGATCCTGGTAGGTTACATGAGAAAAACATGAAGAATGATCCAAGGAAAGCTATGGAATGCCAACCAAAGATGgatgttggagtaagcattccAGAGCCCAAAACTGAGGAGCCTAGTGATAACGGCCACCTGTTGGCAAATCAGAAAATTCAGTCTTCAATTCCAAGTTGCTCTGGATCAGAGCTAAATTTGCAGGTGATCAATCTGCATATCTGCTATGTTTAGCTCACCTTTATGATCATCAGTAATACTATAATGGTAACCTGTGTTGTAATTATTTTAGTAGTTATTTGATCATAATAATTCTTTGTATTGGCAGGATAAAGAGCCAGGACAAGGGGAAGCTGCCATGCAGGAGTGCATAAATCCTCCAATTGTTGTGCCTGTGTCAAGACCGCATGAGGTTGAGAAGGCAAGGAGAGATCTCCCAATAATAATGATGGAGCAGGAAATAATGGAAGCTATTTATGAAAATTCTATAGTAATCCTTTGTGGAGAAACAGGCTGCGGTAAAACTACTCAGGTCCCTCAGGTGAGTATGTGCACACACACATTGTTCATCTTGACATGGTATTATCTGCTTGCGTTAACTGATAAATAGTTGCCAAAATTGTCATTGCTTCTTATTTTATTTGTATTCTACAGTTCCTGTATGAAGCTGGCTTTGGCACAAGTGATCGAGCTGACAGAAGAGGGATGATTGGGATCACCCAACCACGACGTGTCGCTGTCCTTGCCACAGCTAGGAGGGTGTCCTATGAGTTAGGACTTAAGCTGGGGAGGGAAGTTGGTTTTCAAGTTCGGCATGACAAATTGGTGGGAAGTAATTGCTCCATCAAGTTCATGACAGATGGTATTTTGCTGCGAGAGCTCCAGGTTGTTTATCCGCCTTCTGTTATTCTGTGGATCTATTTATTTGGTAGAGATATTTTCTTCACTCAAGTTATTGTTTATCCTGGTAACTTATGCCTAAGGAAAGCCTCTAATAAAGAAATGTAATTGTAGCGATGTGCTGCAGTCTTTGAGATCATATCTTTAGTTTACTGCAAAATTATCGCATCTGCTGGTCCATATAAACTATTATAGTAAGGTTTATTCATGCTACCAGTGGTTTACATTGCCAATCAGTTAGTTGTTCCCTGATTATGTGATCACTGAATCAGTTGTCTTCCATAATTTATGCATACAAATGATGATGATTGGGATCCTGAAATGTATACGTAGCAATATGTTGTGATTGAATACGAGTAAGACATAATCTGAATCATGCACACAATCACCTGATGTACTAATCTTCTGCAGGGTGATTTTCTGTTGAAGCGCTATTCGGTGATCATATTGGATGAGGCACATGAAAGGAGCTTGAACACAGATATACTTATTGGGATGCTTTCTAGAATTATTAAGGGTCGCAAGGTTGAAACTTAAAAACTCTATTTCGTTATCCAAGAAAAAAAACCTTCATTTCATATAAATTAAAGTAAAAGTGCACTGCTAACCTTTGGCACTTGGCAGAATTTATATGTAGATCAGCAGGATAAAATACGATCTGGAGTGAAAATCAAGCCAGAAGATATGATCAGTCAGTTGAAAGTGGTGCTCATGAGTGCTACTCTACAATTGAAGGACTTCATTTCTAATAGGAGATTGTTTGATGTGATCCCACCAGCTGTTAAGGTACCTGTGCGGCAGTTTCCAGTAACAGTTCACTTCTCAAAGAGgacacatgatgattatttaGGGCTAGCTTATAAAAAGGTTATGTCAATCCACAATAGGCTTCCACCAGGTGGAATCCTTGTATTTGTCACTGGACAACGAGAAGTGGACTACTTGTGTAAGAAATTCCGAAGAGCGTCCAAGGTGCAAACTGCTAAGAAGCCTGAAAAAGTTGATGGCGATGATAATGGTCCGTTCCCAGAAGTAGATGATAAGGAAATTTTTGAAGCATATGATATTGATAGGAACAAATCTGAGCACCCAGATGACATATTTTCTTCAtatcatgatgatgatgatatggatCCTGGGCcaaattctttttcttctgaCAATGAAACAGAAAGCGAATTGGATACTGACACTGACGATGAAGAGTCTTTTACATATGAAACCACGGAAGAGGATGCTCCAGTATTATCATTTTTGAAAGACGCTGAGAACTCATCTGTGTTGAAGGCGTCATTTGGAGCTCTGTCAGGAATATCAGGAGTGCCGGAAAGTGTTGAGAAATCAAGTGATGCTACAAGTGAAGAAAAGTCTAGTCCCTCTGTTAGTTGTTTCGGTAAATGTACAGAACGTATGCCTGTATCGCATGGCAGACTCCGTGTCTTGCCACTTTATGCAATGTTACCAGCTTCACAGCAGCTTCAAGTGTTTCAAGATATCCCTAAGGGGGAAAGATTAGTTGTGGTGGCAACTAATGTCGCAGAAACCTCTTTAACAATTCCCGGCATAAAATATGTAGTTGATACTGGGAAAGAAAAGGTTAAGAATTACGACCATGCTACTGGGATGTCAAGTTATGAAGTCCAATGGATAAGCAAGGCATCGGCATCCCAGCGTGCTGGAAGAGCTGGAAGAACAGGGCCTGGGCACTGTTACCGTCTCTACTCAGCTGCAGCATATGGTAAAGACGATTTATTTCCTGAATTCGCTGAACCTGAGATCAAGAAAATTCCAGTTGAAGGCATTGTCCTTATGCTCAAGTTTATGGGTATCCATAAGGTACTGAGATAAAAGGCTCATTTCCACCATATAAATCATCTAttcttagatttttttttcccttttgtgtGCTAATATGAAACATATGACAAATTTCAGGTTGTGAACTTTCCTTTCCCTACTCCTCCAAACAAGGAAAGTTTGGTTGAAGCTGAGCGTTGCTTAAAGGCATTGGAAGCACTTTATAGCCATGATGATTATGATGGAAAACTTACACCAATGGGAAAGGCTATGGCACAATACCCCATGAGCCCACGACATTCTCGTCTTCTTCTGACAGTGATTAAGATTTTGAAGAGCCAGCAAGGCTTTGCTAGATCTAACTTCATACTGggatatgctgctgctgctgcatcagcgTTGAGTTTTACTAATCCATTTCTCAAGCAGTTGGATGAAAGTGATATTAATGGCGAATCGGAAGAACATAACACTAATCCAGAAGCTAATGATCCATGTGAAAGGAAAAGACGGAAGAAGCACAATGCCATGGTTAGAGAGGCACAGGAAAAATTTTCTAACCCTAGCAGTGATGCTTTAACCATTGCCCGTGCCCTACAATTTTTTGAGTTGTCAGAAAACCCTGTGGAATTCTGCAGAATAAATTCACTTCATCTCAAAACAATGGAAGAGATGTCAAAATTGAGAAAGCAACTTCTCCGTTTAATATTTCACCACAGCAAATTTTGCAAGGAATTTGCTTGGAATTCTGGAGATTCTGATGATGTTGAGCAGGCCTGGAGGAATGAGTCCAGTAAAAGACCATTGCAAATGAATGAAGAGGAACTTCTTGGGCAAGGAATCTGTGCTGGATGGGCTGATAGAGTTGCAAGGAGAAATCACACCTATTCCAGAGCATCAGGAGATGATCGTAAGGTTCGAGCTATTCGTTATCAATCTTGCGCGCTTAATGATACCATATATCTGCACCGATCATCGTCTGTTGCCCAAGTTGCCCCAGAGCTTGTAGTTTACTCAGAGCTACTTAGTACAAAGAGGTTATACATGCATGGTGTAACCACTATAAAGCCAGGGTGGCTTTTAAAGTATGCCAGTTCTCTATGCACCTTCTCTGCGCCATTGGAAGATCCGAAACCCTATTATGACCCCGTGAATGACCAAGTCTATTGTTATGTTAGTCCAGTCTTTTCTCGACATAATTGGCAGCTTCCCTTGCATAGTTTACCTATCAAAGACAACACCAGTCGCCTGCAGGTATTTGTGTGTGCTTTGCTTAAGGGGGATGTCTTGCCATGTCTAAGGAATGCGAAAGATTTCCTGGCACTGTCACCATCTTTTGTCTTCGGGCCTGCCAGCCAAAGAAgagttggagatcttcttgACAGGATGCATATTAAACAAAAATCAAAGATTGGTAAAAAATTAATTGACAGCCGAGCAGCACTGAGAGATGCATGGAATGCTGATCCAAATTTTCTCTATCCTGAGATAAAGGCGTGGTACCAGGATAAATTCCATAGCCAGTTTGACTTAAAATGGGAGCAGATGCACCAAGAGGTTCTTCTTGAGGGGCATGAGCTTTTCCCAAAGAGGTCCAAGAAAGTTAAAGGCTAGTCAAGAAGATTACGGTGCAGTTGGTTAACTGATAGAAGCTTCTTTGCCGTGGTGACATTTTTTCAGGATGTGCCCTTTATAGGCTCATCTAACATCACCTTGGACTTGTAGCAGAAAAGATACAAAAGAAGCATTTGTCATGGTAACACACTGTATGGTTGAGAACTTGAGATCGCTAATACTGAGGACACGGTGTAAGGACAATTGACGGCTAAACATACTGGATTCTGTTCTAAATATTAAACCAAGGATTAGTTTGCAATAGATTGGTTACATGTTTTGTTTATGGTTTTAGCATATGCAGTGTATCTCTTTTCAAATATGAGGTGTGACATTGAATTGCAGAATCACAGTTGAGTGTATTTTAGCCCTCAGCATGTGAACAAAGGTTGTCGTTAGGCATGGCTGCCTGCTAGTCTGCAAACGAAATTGCATTTGCAGTTCAATGCGACTGATTTCACTTTTACAAGCTACTGCAAGACTGCCAATTGTTGCAGTCTCTAGTTCCACGTACAAGGAGTGGCATCTCGTCGTGTTAAATTTATGAATTACGAGATCTGGAAGAAACAGCGACAGAATTAAGATATGCTATTATTAAGTAAATCCACGGCCTGGACCTATGAGATTATCGACAAACTCCATGGAAAACATGTAGAGCTCCGAGCATTTCCCATGGCATCTTCCTGAAGATCATCTCCAGCATCAGTCACCGCTCGTTGAGTGCAAGCTTGTACTTGCTGCTCGTCTCTCTTCGCACATACTTTCCGCCTGTAgagttcttttgttttcttgtacCGTTAGTATAAACGAAGTAACCCTCTAATCAAGCAGAGGCGAGAACAGATTTGAGAAACAGAGGACGCTAAATGAGTAATAGACAGgtaaatagtttttttttcaatcaagAACTTAAAAACGAGGGATAACTATTGCCATGTGAGATACCACCTGCTGAACAAATTGCTTAAGATCATCTTCAGAAAATAAGACACAGCAGCGCAGACAAACAGTAGCTAGGGACTGCATAGAGATACGAAAGCAGACGATACGAAGAACAGATTGCAGAGACACGGCAAATCAGAACTGGTGGATAGTGGTAGCTGGTAAGCATGCATCGACACAACGGCAGCACAAACAAAAAGCAGATCAGCGTGCTAAGCAAACATGAACGGACGGCCCAGATAAAAGGTCAGGCCGTGGCAAATCCGATCGGCACCGTGGATGTACATGTACTGTTGTACAACCCACGGCTACTTCCCCTGCTCCGCGCCGTCTCCTCCTGCCTCGGTCGGCGCCGGGCGCACGCGGCAGCCGCCGGAGTTCGCCGGCCCGCCGGCCAGCGGGGAgctgaggaggaggcggcggagcacgcCGCGGACGATCCCCTTCAGCACCGCCCCTCTCTTGGGGATGTAGCGCGGGTGGACTCCCTGCGGCGGCGGATTCTtgtcgcggccgccggcgcccgcgtaTCCACCTCCGGGACTCATGGTGGTTGCTGGCTTGGAGAGTAGCGTTCGGAAGCTGAGTCTAGTTGGGAGCGCGAGCGCACTGGGAAAGTGAGGCCGCTGCTGGAGCCATGCGTGCCCATTTATAAGCCTGCGCTCTGCGAtgtggtggctgctgctgctcggcacGCCCGCGGTGGCGTGCGGGCCGAGGATGCACGTCGAGCCGAGCCGGCAGCGAAAGGAGAGGGAAAAAGGCGAGAACTGCAGGGGAAGAGGCGCGTGATGGCGATGGCCCCCCTACGGGATCACCGGATGGGGGATGTTAGCGGGTGAAGTGGTGAACTGAAGCTAGCGGGAGCCTGGGAGGGACCGAGGGAAGGAGGGGGAGAGTGGAAGCTTCTTTTCCTGCCGTGGCGTTGGTGCGCCGTGCCGAGGCCTCGTCAGCTCTCGGGAGTCGGGAGGGAAAGTTGCCGGGAACGAGCGGCTGGCTGCCGGCCAGGCGCGCCACCTGCCCCCTGCGCCGTGCGAAAAGCTCGCCGCCCTGCCCGCACGGGCCCCTCCGGATTGCGGCGGGCGGCGAAAGGTGCCTGCGGTCTGCCTGCCGCGCGCCCTTCTGTCCTCCACCCGAGCGCTTTCCTTTGCCCTTTCTAGCCTGATGTGAGCACAAGCGCGGAGGATCTGTTTGTGTCACCATCGCAATCTCATCTTTGCTAAATGCGAGTGCCTATGCTATGCTAATGTGCGTAGGATTCTCCTCGCCAACTGAACGCCAGCACCGCTAGTTTTGGACAAGTTTTCAGTGCGTGCCACCTGACCCGTCGAATCCCATCTCATGCCGTGTCAGCAACAAAAGCGCAAGGAATTTTAGCAGCCTGCGTCACCTACTCACCGTTTGCAAACGTTGCTGCGAGAGCGTGTACATTATTACGACAGATTCGTGTGCACTGAACCTCGACCGAACTGGACCTTCTCGTACGTGGCAGTGGCACTGCCGCATGTCCATCGCGTCGCAATCGATCGATGATCGCTGGCCGTCGTTCGAAGCCAACTGGCTCCACGCCGGGATCGCGGGCGCCGGCCGGGCGATGGCCGATGGGCCATGGATGGATGGTCAAGTCATCGTGGACTTCTCGCTTCACACTGGGACTGTGGAAGAACCGGTGTGCCGTCACTCTCCAGGTGCCCAGATAAGACTGTTTAGGGCAGCAATTTGGGATGTGGAAACGGAATATTAGGCCGCGACTCGCGAGTGATCCAGCCATCGGGGACCTTTTTCCTCTGCATACAGTATATAGTACTGGAGTGCAGTGTAATGCCAAAATGCAAGCTGGGGTAGCAGTGTAAGCCTGACGTGGACTTCCGGGGTCAACTGTTGGATTCAGACGTCCAGACGCAACCGTGCTCGCTTCTAATCAATGCGCAACGCTAGCTTATATAATAAATCGCTGAGTAACCACTGCAGCTATGAATCGCTGCAGATCGATCCCGCCACCTAACCCCACCATTGCAGCAGAGAGAAAGCAAGTCCAAAAGGCCAAGTCTAAAGGCTGACTTTGACTTCAGGACTTTTCTTTATCATTTTGTTTTGTCCTGTCCTCCCCTGTGCAGTCCTTTCGTTGTAACCAAGTCTCAGACGATAACCCCCAGCTGAC
Proteins encoded in this window:
- the LOC117837272 gene encoding ATP-dependent RNA helicase DEAH13, with the protein product MEDSNALILPCKRKNKGQGKAKDGKKAKEDPKMSKTKLKKLQKLEEEKRKKLLQAQSIDILQKHKISEDAYSLLHASGTIGQVETLKEKRRRAMQLSKAGLDVPEELSLFKRNGDQKFSENSDPVEHILPPKFVEPVKSEDPGRLHEKNMKNDPRKAMECQPKMDVGVSIPEPKTEEPSDNGHLLANQKIQSSIPSCSGSELNLQDKEPGQGEAAMQECINPPIVVPVSRPHEVEKARRDLPIIMMEQEIMEAIYENSIVILCGETGCGKTTQVPQFLYEAGFGTSDRADRRGMIGITQPRRVAVLATARRVSYELGLKLGREVGFQVRHDKLVGSNCSIKFMTDGILLRELQGDFLLKRYSVIILDEAHERSLNTDILIGMLSRIIKGRKNLYVDQQDKIRSGVKIKPEDMISQLKVVLMSATLQLKDFISNRRLFDVIPPAVKVPVRQFPVTVHFSKRTHDDYLGLAYKKVMSIHNRLPPGGILVFVTGQREVDYLCKKFRRASKVQTAKKPEKVDGDDNGPFPEVDDKEIFEAYDIDRNKSEHPDDIFSSYHDDDDMDPGPNSFSSDNETESELDTDTDDEESFTYETTEEDAPVLSFLKDAENSSVLKASFGALSGISGVPESVEKSSDATSEEKSSPSVSCFGKCTERMPVSHGRLRVLPLYAMLPASQQLQVFQDIPKGERLVVVATNVAETSLTIPGIKYVVDTGKEKVKNYDHATGMSSYEVQWISKASASQRAGRAGRTGPGHCYRLYSAAAYGKDDLFPEFAEPEIKKIPVEGIVLMLKFMGIHKVVNFPFPTPPNKESLVEAERCLKALEALYSHDDYDGKLTPMGKAMAQYPMSPRHSRLLLTVIKILKSQQGFARSNFILGYAAAAASALSFTNPFLKQLDESDINGESEEHNTNPEANDPCERKRRKKHNAMVREAQEKFSNPSSDALTIARALQFFELSENPVEFCRINSLHLKTMEEMSKLRKQLLRLIFHHSKFCKEFAWNSGDSDDVEQAWRNESSKRPLQMNEEELLGQGICAGWADRVARRNHTYSRASGDDRKVRAIRYQSCALNDTIYLHRSSSVAQVAPELVVYSELLSTKRLYMHGVTTIKPGWLLKYASSLCTFSAPLEDPKPYYDPVNDQVYCYVSPVFSRHNWQLPLHSLPIKDNTSRLQVFVCALLKGDVLPCLRNAKDFLALSPSFVFGPASQRRVGDLLDRMHIKQKSKIGKKLIDSRAALRDAWNADPNFLYPEIKAWYQDKFHSQFDLKWEQMHQEVLLEGHELFPKRSKKVKG